Proteins from a single region of Nocardioides anomalus:
- a CDS encoding GumC domain-containing protein, which produces MAVSETTVAVAHPTVASSGRRPLALLVAFVVACLAGLLAAVLWATDGHFTYTLDDPYIHLALAQQIADGHYGINPGEASSPSSSILWPVLMAALVPLPWGDVWPLVVNGVCLVATAVVLHGALRRSVSAGAAAVATGLVLVAMNGVGVVFTGLENSPQILLAVIVTAGVLALVDTPAVLPRSLVAAVVVGPLLRYELAAFSVAAAVVLFALGHRRAAALATGTWLALAASFSGFLVWSGLDPLPSSVLVKSDTGAGSLPAAMADQVSIALSQPGFVVCVVVVALNALLRRRWTVLHTFAGVVLVGHGLAGHFNGLGRYELYVYLGLLPLLVRLATQWRSRAALPALVAVLGLSALVGQTPLFFNTLATPSASRDIWSQQAQTAAFVRDEWRRPVAVNDLGLVAFRGGQPVLDLWGLASEDARVARLDGGDPGWMDAIVRRSGVRLVAIYADWFDGEIPTSWTLAGRITGASPVSSSHQTVDLYAPDPADADEICAELLDFRSRSESRWTRFECGPGQDG; this is translated from the coding sequence ATGGCCGTGAGCGAGACCACCGTCGCCGTCGCGCACCCGACGGTGGCGTCGTCGGGCCGCCGGCCGCTCGCGCTCCTCGTCGCCTTCGTGGTCGCCTGCCTCGCCGGGCTCCTGGCGGCAGTCCTGTGGGCGACCGACGGCCACTTCACCTACACGCTCGACGACCCCTACATCCACCTGGCGCTCGCTCAGCAGATCGCCGACGGGCACTACGGCATCAACCCCGGCGAGGCGTCCAGCCCGTCGTCCTCGATCCTGTGGCCGGTGCTGATGGCCGCCCTCGTGCCGCTCCCGTGGGGGGACGTCTGGCCGCTCGTCGTCAACGGGGTGTGCCTGGTCGCGACGGCGGTGGTCCTGCACGGCGCCCTGCGTCGCAGCGTGTCGGCGGGGGCGGCGGCGGTGGCGACCGGGCTGGTGCTCGTCGCGATGAACGGCGTGGGCGTCGTGTTCACGGGGCTCGAGAACTCCCCGCAGATCCTGCTCGCGGTGATCGTGACCGCGGGGGTGCTCGCGCTCGTGGACACACCGGCCGTGCTCCCGCGCTCCCTGGTCGCCGCCGTGGTCGTCGGTCCCCTCCTGCGCTACGAGCTCGCGGCCTTCTCGGTGGCCGCGGCCGTGGTGCTGTTCGCGCTCGGCCACCGCCGTGCCGCGGCGCTGGCCACCGGCACCTGGCTGGCCCTGGCGGCGTCGTTCTCGGGCTTCCTGGTGTGGTCGGGACTCGATCCCCTGCCCTCGTCCGTGCTGGTCAAGTCCGACACAGGTGCCGGCTCGCTGCCCGCGGCGATGGCCGACCAGGTGTCCATCGCCCTGTCTCAGCCCGGGTTCGTCGTCTGCGTCGTGGTGGTCGCGCTCAACGCCCTGCTCCGCAGGCGCTGGACGGTGCTGCACACCTTCGCCGGTGTCGTGCTGGTCGGACACGGGCTGGCCGGGCACTTCAACGGCCTCGGGCGGTACGAGCTGTACGTCTACCTCGGCCTCCTGCCCCTCCTGGTGCGCCTCGCCACCCAGTGGCGCAGCCGGGCGGCGCTCCCCGCGCTGGTGGCCGTCCTGGGGCTGAGTGCGCTGGTGGGGCAGACGCCGCTCTTCTTCAACACCCTGGCGACGCCGTCGGCCTCGCGGGACATCTGGTCGCAGCAGGCCCAGACGGCCGCCTTCGTCCGCGACGAGTGGCGCCGCCCCGTGGCGGTCAACGACCTCGGACTGGTCGCGTTCCGAGGTGGTCAGCCAGTCCTGGACCTCTGGGGGCTGGCCAGTGAGGACGCGCGGGTCGCCCGGCTGGACGGCGGTGATCCGGGCTGGATGGACGCGATCGTCCGGCGCAGCGGGGTCCGGCTCGTCGCGATCTACGCCGACTGGTTCGACGGGGAGATCCCCACGAGCTGGACGCTGGCCGGCCGGATCACCGGCGCCTCGCCGGTCTCGAGCTCGCACCAGACCGTCGACCTCTACGCTCCGGACCCGGCCGACGCGGACGAGATCTGCGCCGAGCTCCTCGACTTCCGCAGCCGCTCGGAGTCCCGGTGGACCAGGTTCGAGTGCGGTCCCGGTCAGGACGGTTGA
- a CDS encoding NYN domain-containing protein produces the protein MDLPDAVRSRLVTLVAASLSDVTPLPPALKQVAGFAPARRARLGAGAIVTELERDDELRARVATQVATRATGDAADVAALAWLERGDGWEDAVRRAAERPRAEDGARQDREQRLRERAEEAERALREQRRAHREALDAVKAELATVRRTLGETRSRERTAREEAEAARAAAEDEAARLDREVRSLRSQVARLEEQAGEQRRRTRSERDEVTLRARMLLDTLGDAVAGLRRELALPPVSGTPGERVEEAYAPAAPEPAPSGPTVQDATRLTSYLSMPRSRLLVDGYNVSKTVWPTLSLEAQRSRLLTVLGALVARTGAETTVVFDGADTKAPTAPAPRGVRVVFSPAGVIADDVLRELVAAEPAGRVVVVVTDDQALGADLRRAGATVAQVRALAG, from the coding sequence GTGGACCTCCCCGACGCGGTGCGCAGCCGTCTCGTGACGCTGGTCGCCGCCAGTCTCAGCGACGTCACGCCCCTGCCGCCCGCGCTCAAGCAGGTGGCGGGGTTCGCCCCCGCCCGTCGGGCCCGACTCGGGGCCGGCGCGATCGTGACCGAGCTCGAGCGCGACGACGAGCTGCGGGCCCGGGTGGCGACCCAGGTGGCCACGCGGGCCACCGGCGACGCGGCCGACGTCGCGGCGCTGGCCTGGCTGGAGCGCGGGGACGGCTGGGAGGACGCCGTACGCCGGGCCGCGGAGCGGCCCCGGGCCGAGGACGGTGCGCGCCAGGACCGTGAGCAGCGCCTGCGTGAGCGGGCCGAGGAGGCCGAGCGCGCGCTGCGCGAGCAGCGGCGGGCCCACCGCGAGGCGCTCGACGCGGTCAAGGCCGAGCTGGCCACGGTCCGCCGCACCCTCGGGGAGACCCGTTCGCGCGAGCGCACCGCACGCGAGGAGGCCGAGGCGGCGCGGGCCGCGGCCGAGGACGAGGCGGCCCGCCTGGACCGCGAGGTGCGGTCGCTGCGCAGCCAGGTCGCTCGGCTGGAGGAGCAGGCCGGCGAGCAGCGCCGGCGGACCCGCTCCGAGCGCGACGAGGTCACCCTCCGCGCGCGGATGCTGCTCGACACGCTCGGCGACGCCGTCGCGGGCCTGCGGCGCGAGCTGGCGCTGCCGCCGGTGAGCGGTACGCCGGGGGAGCGGGTCGAGGAGGCCTACGCGCCCGCGGCGCCCGAGCCGGCCCCGTCCGGGCCGACGGTGCAGGACGCGACCCGGCTGACGTCGTACCTCTCGATGCCGCGTTCGCGGCTCCTGGTCGACGGCTACAACGTGAGCAAGACCGTGTGGCCGACGCTGAGCCTCGAGGCGCAGCGCTCGCGCCTGCTGACCGTGCTGGGGGCGCTGGTCGCGCGCACGGGGGCCGAGACGACGGTGGTGTTCGACGGCGCGGACACCAAGGCACCGACCGCGCCCGCCCCGCGGGGGGTCCGGGTGGTCTTCAGCCCGGCCGGGGTGATCGCCGACGACGTGCTCCGCGAGCTGGTGGCGGCCGAGCCCGCCGGCCGGGTGGTCGTGGTGGTCACCGACGACCAGGCGCTGGGCGCCGACCTGCGCCGCGCGGGCGCCACCGTGGCGCAGGTCCGGGCGCTCGCGGGCTGA
- a CDS encoding C40 family peptidase: MGFAPATPAQAEPDIDDVQKQVDTLYHQAEQASERLNDAKIELTDLRGDLVSLQADQQRQDAQLDDAREDLQDSIVSQYEGQHLTALSSVTAADDAGSFVSSLSTMSAYNQLQAQLFDSFTTQAKALDLRARATEQRTAEVQQKQDELAAEKKTIDEKYSEAKDLLDDLKAEERERLLSRGSVELPSGISATGAAKTAISYAMAQVGKAYVYGAAGPSAFDCSGLMMMAWAQAGISLPHSSSAQYGVGRHVASGDLQPGDLVFYYSPISHVAMYIGNGLIVEAANPSAGVRVSPVFSMPYAGATRLVG; encoded by the coding sequence GTGGGCTTCGCCCCCGCCACCCCCGCACAGGCCGAGCCCGACATCGACGACGTGCAGAAGCAGGTCGACACGCTCTACCACCAGGCCGAGCAGGCCTCGGAGCGCCTGAACGACGCCAAGATCGAGCTCACCGACCTGCGCGGCGACCTGGTCTCGCTCCAGGCCGACCAGCAGCGCCAGGACGCCCAGCTCGACGACGCCCGCGAGGACCTGCAGGACTCGATCGTCAGCCAGTACGAAGGCCAGCACCTCACCGCGCTCAGCTCCGTCACAGCCGCCGACGACGCGGGCTCCTTCGTCTCCAGCCTGTCGACCATGTCGGCGTACAACCAGCTCCAGGCGCAGCTCTTCGACTCCTTCACCACCCAGGCCAAGGCCCTCGACCTGCGCGCCCGCGCGACCGAGCAGCGCACCGCCGAGGTCCAGCAGAAGCAGGACGAGCTGGCGGCCGAGAAGAAGACGATCGACGAGAAGTACTCCGAGGCCAAGGACCTCCTCGACGACCTCAAGGCCGAGGAGCGCGAGCGGCTGCTCAGCCGCGGCTCGGTCGAGCTGCCGTCCGGGATCTCCGCGACCGGCGCCGCCAAGACCGCGATCTCCTACGCCATGGCCCAGGTCGGCAAGGCCTACGTCTACGGCGCCGCCGGCCCCAGCGCCTTCGACTGCTCCGGGCTGATGATGATGGCCTGGGCGCAGGCCGGGATCTCGCTGCCGCACTCCTCGAGCGCGCAGTACGGCGTCGGCCGGCACGTCGCGTCCGGTGACCTGCAGCCCGGCGACCTGGTCTTCTACTACTCACCGATCAGCCACGTCGCGATGTACATCGGCAACGGGCTCATCGTCGAGGCGGCCAACCCGAGCGCCGGCGTGCGCGTCTCGCCGGTCTTCTCGATGCCGTACGCCGGGGCCACCCGGCTGGTGGGCTGA
- a CDS encoding M48 family metalloprotease, with amino-acid sequence MTGRRVALLVALVGAVAFAVLAALLVPWDPVPGGPLHPPPASAYFTGAEIRRAEDYASIARLWSWSSLAVSLLVAGVLGFTRLGARAVDRVRGPWWWRVVVAVVGLALVGRVVTLPFSVLLRRHALDAGLSNQAWSAYAVDVVKGFAVDAVATSLGLLLVVAVARRWPRAWPAVAGLLLAGLVLVGSFVYPLLVEPLFNRFEPLPAGDLRTQVFALADQEGVQIDDVLVADASRRTTTLNAYVSGFGSSRRVVVYDNLVDDEDEPLVLSVVAHELAHAEHDDVLTGSLLGAAGALLGVGLLGLLLRDVADPRRVPRVLALLAVATFLASPLQNGISREIETRADADALRTTGDPASFIALQQELARRSLADPTPYRVTQFWFGSHPTVLQRIALAQRFAQDG; translated from the coding sequence ATGACCGGCCGCCGAGTCGCCCTCCTGGTCGCGCTCGTCGGAGCCGTGGCCTTCGCCGTCCTCGCCGCGCTCCTGGTGCCGTGGGACCCGGTGCCCGGCGGTCCGCTGCACCCGCCGCCGGCCTCGGCGTACTTCACCGGCGCCGAGATCCGGCGCGCCGAGGACTACGCCTCGATCGCCCGGCTGTGGAGCTGGAGCTCCCTGGCGGTCTCGCTGCTCGTGGCGGGCGTGCTCGGCTTCACCCGCCTCGGCGCGCGGGCCGTGGACCGGGTCCGAGGACCCTGGTGGTGGCGCGTCGTCGTCGCCGTCGTGGGCCTGGCCCTGGTCGGGCGGGTCGTCACGCTGCCGTTCTCCGTGCTGCTGCGGCGACACGCGCTGGACGCCGGTCTGTCCAACCAGGCCTGGTCGGCGTACGCCGTGGACGTGGTCAAGGGCTTCGCGGTCGACGCGGTCGCCACGTCGCTCGGACTGCTCCTGGTCGTCGCGGTGGCCCGGCGCTGGCCGCGCGCCTGGCCCGCGGTCGCCGGGCTGCTCCTGGCCGGACTGGTGCTGGTCGGCTCGTTCGTCTACCCGCTCCTGGTCGAGCCCCTCTTCAACCGCTTCGAGCCCCTCCCCGCGGGCGACCTGCGGACCCAGGTCTTCGCGCTGGCCGACCAGGAGGGCGTGCAGATCGACGACGTCCTGGTCGCCGACGCCTCCCGGCGGACCACCACCCTCAACGCCTACGTGAGCGGCTTCGGGTCCTCGCGCCGGGTGGTCGTCTACGACAACCTGGTCGACGACGAGGACGAGCCCCTGGTCCTCTCGGTGGTCGCCCACGAGCTGGCCCACGCCGAGCACGACGACGTGCTGACCGGCTCGCTGCTCGGCGCCGCCGGCGCGCTCCTCGGCGTCGGCCTCCTCGGCCTGCTGCTGCGCGACGTGGCCGACCCGCGACGGGTGCCGCGCGTCCTCGCGCTGCTCGCGGTGGCCACGTTCCTCGCCAGTCCGCTGCAGAACGGGATCAGCCGCGAGATCGAGACCCGGGCCGACGCCGACGCGCTGCGCACCACGGGCGATCCCGCGTCGTTCATCGCGCTGCAGCAGGAGCTGGCGCGACGCTCCCTGGCCGATCCCACGCCGTACCGGGTCACCCAGTTCTGGTTCGGCAGCCACCCCACGGTGTTGCAGCGGATCGCCCTGGCCCAGCGCTTCGCCCAGGACGGCTGA
- a CDS encoding Flp family type IVb pilin: MLDYLRIMLNARTAKMSERGASAVEYGLLIAGIAALIVVVVFAFGGSLKGIFTDTCSKVTASATTKSCS, from the coding sequence ATGCTCGACTACCTCCGCATCATGCTGAACGCCCGCACCGCCAAGATGTCCGAGCGCGGCGCCTCCGCGGTCGAGTACGGCCTGCTGATCGCCGGCATCGCCGCCCTCATCGTCGTCGTCGTCTTCGCCTTCGGTGGCAGCCTCAAGGGCATCTTCACCGACACCTGCTCGAAGGTGACCGCGTCCGCGACCACCAAGAGCTGCAGCTGA
- a CDS encoding response regulator transcription factor codes for MSTATPTTVLLVDDHELIRSGLAAVFDLEEDMTIVAQAGSVVEALRTYDELRPDVVVADLQLQDGTGLDIVRSIRKVSNTTGLVVLTMHSGDDQIFAAMQAGASGFVGKDAPSGEVIRAARHAAVSPRSFVCTGLVGAMMRRSAAESTRLSDREHEVLLLLADGLGAAQIGEKLYLSESTAKSHIARIYQKLGASNRAQALVTAMRIGLLSSVRPVDN; via the coding sequence ATGAGCACCGCGACCCCCACCACGGTCCTCCTCGTCGACGACCACGAGCTCATCCGCAGCGGGCTCGCCGCCGTCTTCGACCTCGAGGAGGACATGACGATCGTCGCCCAGGCCGGCTCGGTCGTCGAAGCCCTCCGCACCTACGACGAGCTGCGGCCCGACGTCGTGGTCGCCGACCTGCAGCTCCAGGACGGCACCGGCCTCGACATCGTCCGCTCGATCCGCAAGGTCAGCAACACCACCGGCCTGGTCGTGCTCACCATGCACTCCGGCGACGACCAGATCTTCGCGGCCATGCAGGCCGGCGCCTCCGGCTTCGTCGGCAAGGACGCCCCCTCCGGCGAGGTCATCCGCGCCGCCCGCCACGCCGCGGTGTCCCCCCGCTCGTTCGTCTGCACCGGCCTGGTCGGCGCCATGATGCGCCGCAGCGCCGCCGAGTCCACGCGGCTCTCGGACCGCGAGCACGAGGTGCTCCTGCTGCTCGCCGACGGCCTCGGCGCCGCCCAGATCGGCGAGAAGCTGTACCTCAGCGAGTCGACCGCCAAGTCCCACATCGCGCGGATCTACCAGAAGCTCGGCGCCTCCAACCGCGCCCAGGCGCTCGTCACGGCCATGCGCATCGGACTGCTGTCCAGCGTGCGGCCCGTGGACAACTGA
- a CDS encoding sensor histidine kinase, protein MRVRERQHVRLAAAARAFVLIALLGPVLWAQDAAALVALIVIGVVWTLTTLADWRQRLPVMVLITVEAAMVGAVCGFTLHSSLAVLGALAVPPFTAGLYRSLQGVALGLSAELTAVVVLSFVSYDGLSTQQGFGAFSWSMTGLGLGLVGTFLHSALNEKPDPLAPYHYAQGLIRQLIDISGGLDNGLDPVALGGAILSAVRDDLPTSALVISVPRGDTLTPLVTKAMGAQVNINECEDIAVEAWAVGLPVLHDHVFAFPLNTEAGTTAIVAGVLSSRVDPARIGVEDRIRKLMRRLGPSAVHLDTALLFAAFRDAATAEERRRLSREMHDGVAQDIASLGYLVDTLRVGITSPEQAERIDMLRDRISAVVAEIRRSVVTLRTSVGQSESLGTAIGSIARNLSEVSGVPIHVTLDEHTQRLRGEVEAELFRIAQEAMNNAVRHAQASAINVHCVVHAPEALITVSDNGRGLQTARSTSHGLHIMKERALLIGASLEIGETPSGGLSVTVRLAGDASSDSPVPDTLQEKVTA, encoded by the coding sequence ATGAGGGTCCGCGAACGCCAGCACGTCCGCCTCGCCGCTGCGGCGCGGGCGTTCGTGCTGATCGCGCTCCTCGGACCGGTGCTGTGGGCGCAGGACGCCGCGGCCCTGGTCGCCCTCATCGTCATCGGCGTCGTCTGGACGCTGACCACGCTGGCCGACTGGCGCCAGCGCCTGCCGGTGATGGTGCTCATCACCGTCGAGGCGGCCATGGTCGGCGCGGTCTGCGGCTTCACCCTGCACAGCTCGCTGGCCGTGCTGGGTGCGCTCGCCGTGCCGCCGTTCACCGCGGGTCTCTACCGCTCCCTGCAGGGCGTGGCCCTCGGGCTCTCGGCCGAGCTGACCGCGGTCGTGGTCCTCTCCTTCGTCTCCTACGACGGGCTGAGCACCCAGCAGGGCTTCGGCGCGTTCAGCTGGAGCATGACCGGCCTCGGCCTCGGCCTGGTCGGCACCTTCCTGCACTCCGCGCTGAACGAGAAGCCCGACCCGCTGGCGCCGTACCACTACGCGCAGGGGCTGATCCGGCAGCTCATCGACATCTCCGGCGGCCTGGACAACGGCCTGGACCCGGTGGCCCTCGGCGGCGCGATCCTGAGCGCCGTCCGCGACGACCTGCCGACCTCTGCGCTGGTCATCAGCGTCCCGCGCGGCGACACCCTCACTCCTCTCGTCACCAAGGCCATGGGGGCCCAGGTGAACATCAACGAGTGCGAGGACATCGCCGTCGAGGCGTGGGCGGTCGGGCTGCCCGTGCTGCACGACCACGTCTTCGCCTTCCCGCTCAACACCGAGGCCGGCACCACGGCGATCGTGGCCGGCGTGCTCTCCTCGCGCGTCGACCCGGCGCGCATCGGCGTCGAGGACCGGATCCGCAAGCTGATGCGACGCCTCGGTCCCAGCGCCGTCCACCTGGACACCGCACTGCTCTTCGCGGCGTTCCGCGACGCGGCCACCGCCGAGGAGCGGCGGCGCCTCTCCCGCGAGATGCACGACGGCGTCGCCCAGGACATCGCCTCGCTCGGCTACCTGGTCGACACCCTGCGGGTCGGGATCACCTCGCCCGAGCAGGCCGAGCGGATCGACATGCTGCGCGACCGGATCTCCGCGGTCGTCGCCGAGATCCGCCGGTCCGTGGTCACCCTGCGCACCAGCGTGGGCCAGAGCGAGAGCCTCGGCACCGCCATCGGCTCCATCGCCCGCAACCTCTCCGAGGTGTCCGGCGTACCGATCCACGTCACCCTCGACGAGCACACCCAGCGCCTGCGCGGCGAGGTCGAGGCCGAGCTGTTCCGCATCGCCCAGGAGGCGATGAACAACGCGGTCCGCCACGCGCAGGCCTCCGCGATCAACGTCCACTGCGTCGTGCACGCCCCGGAGGCCCTCATCACGGTCTCCGACAACGGCCGCGGCCTCCAGACCGCCCGGTCGACGTCGCACGGGCTGCACATCATGAAGGAGCGGGCCCTGCTCATCGGGGCCTCGCTCGAGATCGGCGAGACCCCGTCCGGTGGCCTGTCGGTCACCGTGCGGCTCGCCGGCGACGCCTCGTCCGACTCCCCCGTCCCGGACACCCTCCAAGAGAAGGTCACCGCATGA
- a CDS encoding type II secretion system F family protein yields MTLLFVLGVALVLLAIVLVGSALSSSAEGGGVNRSLAVLEAMTNAPKEMTRELDKPFAERVLAPLQARATRIGRRISGADTSDRIRRKLDLAGNPAGWTVDRVLSGKVIGAVVGLFLGIVFSLMLESPTVKILVIVGGALAGFFAPNMYLYQKAHDRAEKLQKELPDAIDLLTISVESGLGFDAAVQQVARNTEGPLAEEFSRVLREMQIGQGRADALRAMGERADVADLRSFVGSMVQADSFGIPIAQVLRVQSAEMRVKRRQRAEEKAQQVPVKITIPLIFCILPTLFIAVMGPAVLSIMDSFSKK; encoded by the coding sequence GTGACCCTTCTCTTCGTGCTGGGCGTCGCCCTCGTGCTGCTGGCCATCGTGCTGGTCGGCTCGGCGCTGTCCAGCAGCGCCGAGGGAGGCGGGGTCAACCGCTCCCTCGCGGTGCTCGAGGCCATGACCAACGCTCCCAAGGAGATGACGCGGGAGCTCGACAAGCCCTTCGCCGAGCGGGTGCTCGCCCCCCTCCAGGCGCGGGCCACGAGGATCGGCCGCCGGATCTCCGGCGCCGACACCTCCGACCGGATCCGGCGCAAGCTCGACCTCGCCGGCAACCCGGCCGGGTGGACCGTCGACCGGGTCCTGTCCGGCAAGGTCATCGGCGCCGTGGTGGGCCTGTTCCTCGGCATCGTGTTCTCGCTGATGCTCGAGTCGCCGACGGTCAAGATCCTGGTCATCGTGGGCGGCGCCCTCGCAGGCTTCTTCGCCCCGAACATGTACCTCTACCAGAAGGCCCACGACCGCGCCGAGAAGCTGCAGAAGGAGCTGCCCGACGCGATCGACCTGCTGACCATCAGCGTGGAGTCCGGTCTCGGCTTCGACGCCGCCGTGCAGCAGGTCGCCCGCAACACCGAGGGCCCGCTCGCCGAGGAGTTCTCCCGCGTGCTGCGCGAGATGCAGATCGGCCAGGGTCGCGCCGACGCCCTGCGCGCCATGGGCGAGCGTGCCGACGTGGCGGACCTGCGCTCCTTCGTCGGCTCGATGGTCCAGGCGGACTCCTTCGGCATCCCCATCGCGCAGGTGCTGCGCGTACAGTCAGCCGAGATGCGCGTCAAGAGGCGCCAGCGGGCCGAGGAGAAGGCGCAGCAGGTCCCGGTGAAGATCACGATCCCGCTGATCTTCTGCATCCTGCCGACCCTGTTCATCGCGGTCATGGGACCGGCCGTGCTCAGCATCATGGACAGCTTCAGCAAGAAGTGA
- a CDS encoding type II secretion system F family protein, which produces MALRTLTRVAAGLLAAGLGLAPTAAFAADASISHVETKPGSVQLLVSVPADADVDLDKVTVTVDGQQAAATAEPAGEDNTVRRTAVLAIDTSMSMKGSRFDAAKVAAQEFLTSVPADVFVGIVTFAGDVTTVLEPTTDRGAAQAALSGLTLSKQTRLYDGVVQAVSEAGTDGQRSLLVLSDGADTSTTPIDDATQAIKDGEVLTDVVALDQDGKALDALQQLATAGDGQVISSDPAALQAAFAAEADVLARQVLVTATLPSGFAKSEAQLKVTLATSAGSVTAEAFSSVVPGAAPLVRETAWTPPSWALYAGPVALALGLVLAVVLLAPRKQPKLSAEDRVTRYTQGQGAAAGDGGGGLLGDTDVTFAAAKETAANVLRRNEDLDARISARLQAAGSELKSSEWLLVHGAIFFLSGLLGLFLGGGNLIFGFLFIVLGAVGPWFYLGFRRSRRRKAFNASLPDTLQLMSGSLAAGLSLAQSIDTIVREGAEPIASEFRRVLVETRLGVTLEDALEGVGERFDSKDFEWVVMAIKIQRQVGGNLAELLDTVAATMREREYVRRQVAALAAEGKLSAWVLGGLPPLFMIYLLLTNYDYVIVMFQEPLGWAMLAGAATILGVGVFWMSRLVKVEV; this is translated from the coding sequence ATGGCCCTCCGCACCCTGACCCGCGTCGCCGCCGGTCTCCTGGCCGCCGGCCTGGGCCTGGCGCCGACCGCCGCGTTCGCCGCCGACGCCTCCATCAGCCACGTCGAGACCAAGCCGGGCTCGGTCCAGCTGCTGGTCTCGGTCCCGGCCGACGCCGACGTCGACCTGGACAAGGTGACGGTCACCGTCGACGGCCAGCAGGCCGCCGCGACGGCCGAGCCGGCCGGCGAGGACAACACCGTGCGTCGTACGGCGGTGCTCGCGATCGACACCAGCATGTCGATGAAGGGCAGCCGGTTCGACGCCGCCAAGGTCGCCGCCCAGGAGTTCCTCACCAGCGTCCCGGCCGACGTCTTCGTCGGCATCGTGACCTTCGCGGGCGACGTCACGACCGTCCTCGAGCCGACGACCGACCGCGGGGCGGCGCAGGCCGCGCTCAGCGGCCTGACCCTCAGCAAGCAGACGCGCCTCTACGACGGCGTCGTCCAGGCCGTCTCCGAGGCCGGCACCGACGGTCAGCGCAGCCTGCTGGTGCTCTCCGACGGCGCGGACACCAGCACGACGCCGATCGACGACGCCACCCAGGCCATCAAGGACGGCGAGGTCCTCACCGACGTCGTCGCCCTCGACCAGGACGGCAAGGCACTCGACGCCCTCCAGCAGCTGGCCACCGCCGGTGACGGCCAGGTCATCTCCTCCGACCCGGCCGCGCTGCAGGCGGCGTTCGCCGCGGAGGCCGACGTCCTGGCCCGCCAGGTCCTCGTCACGGCGACGCTGCCGTCCGGCTTCGCCAAGAGCGAGGCCCAGCTCAAGGTCACGCTGGCCACCTCGGCCGGCTCGGTGACCGCGGAGGCCTTCTCCAGCGTGGTGCCCGGCGCCGCGCCGCTGGTCCGCGAGACCGCCTGGACCCCGCCGTCCTGGGCGCTGTACGCCGGCCCGGTCGCGCTCGCCCTCGGCCTGGTGCTGGCCGTCGTCCTGCTCGCCCCGCGCAAGCAGCCGAAGCTCAGCGCCGAGGACCGGGTGACCCGCTACACCCAGGGCCAGGGCGCCGCCGCGGGCGACGGCGGGGGCGGCCTGCTCGGCGACACCGACGTCACCTTCGCCGCGGCCAAGGAGACGGCCGCCAACGTCCTGCGCCGCAACGAGGACCTCGACGCGCGGATCAGCGCCCGCCTCCAGGCGGCCGGCTCCGAGCTGAAGTCGTCGGAGTGGCTGCTCGTGCACGGCGCGATCTTCTTCCTGTCCGGCCTGCTCGGGCTGTTCCTCGGCGGCGGCAACCTGATCTTCGGCTTCCTCTTCATCGTGCTCGGCGCCGTGGGTCCGTGGTTCTACCTCGGCTTCCGGCGCTCGCGCCGGCGCAAGGCCTTCAACGCGAGCCTGCCCGACACCCTCCAGCTGATGTCCGGCTCCCTCGCCGCGGGCCTCTCGCTGGCCCAGTCCATCGACACCATCGTGCGTGAGGGCGCCGAGCCGATCGCCTCGGAGTTCCGCCGGGTGCTGGTCGAGACCCGGCTCGGCGTGACCCTCGAGGACGCGCTCGAGGGCGTGGGCGAGCGCTTCGACAGCAAGGACTTCGAGTGGGTCGTCATGGCCATCAAGATCCAGCGTCAGGTCGGCGGCAACCTGGCCGAGCTGCTCGACACCGTGGCCGCGACCATGCGCGAGCGGGAGTACGTGCGCCGTCAGGTGGCCGCCCTGGCCGCGGAAGGAAAGCTCTCCGCCTGGGTGTTGGGCGGCCTCCCGCCGCTGTTCATGATCTACCTTCTGTTGACGAACTACGACTACGTGATCGTCATGTTCCAGGAGCCTCTGGGCTGGGCGATGCTCGCGGGCGCCGCGACCATCCTCGGTGTCGGGGTCTTCTGGATGAGCCGACTGGTCAAGGTGGAGGTCTGA